One region of Solanum pennellii chromosome 6, SPENNV200 genomic DNA includes:
- the LOC107021047 gene encoding probable beta-1,4-xylosyltransferase IRX10L yields MMSWTLGIFVLLYLALLLKIEGLKFHRSEHTERISGSAGDVLEDNPVGRLKVFVYELPSKYNKKILQKDQRCLNHMFAAEIFMHRFLLSSAVRTFNPEEADWFYTPVYSTCDLTPNGLPLPFKSPRMMRSAIQLISSNWPYWNRTEGADHFFIVPHDFGACFHYQEEKAIERGILPLLQHATLVQTFGQRNHVCLKDGSITIPPYAPPQKMQSHLIPPDTPRSIFVYFRGLFYDVGNDPEGGYYARGARAAVWENFKNNPLFDISTEHPTTYYEDMQRAIFCLCPLGWAPWSPRLVEAVIFGCIPVIIADDIVLPFADAIPWEDIGVFVAEKDVPNLDTILTSIRPEEILRKQRLLANPSMKQAMLFPTPAQSGDAFHQILNGLARKLPHDKTNYLKPGEKSLNWTAGPVGDLKPW; encoded by the exons ATGATGAGTTGGACTTTGggtatttttgttcttctttatcTGGCTTTGTTGTTGAAAATTGAAGGCTTGAAATTTCATAGGTCTGAACATACTGAGAGAATATCAG GAAGTGCGGGTGATGTCTTGGAAGATAATCCAGTTGGGAGATTAAAAGTTTTTGTGTATGAGCTTCCTAGCAAATATAACAAGAAAATTCTGCAGAAAGACCAGCGATGCCTCAACCACATGTTTGCTGCTGAAATCTTTATGCATCGTTTCCTATTATCTAGCGCTGTTCGAACCTTTAATCCCGAGGAAGCAGATTGGTTCTACACCCCTGTTTACAGTACTTGTGACCTTACACCAAATGGCCTTCCTTTACCCTTCAAGTCACCACGTATGATGAGGAGTGCAATACAACTTATTTCTTCTAACTGGCCTTACTGGAATAGGACAGAGGGAGCTGATCACTTCTTTATTGTGCCACATGATTTTGGTGCTTGTTTTCACTATCAA GAAGAAAAAGCTATTGAGAGGGGAATTCTTCCATTGCTCCAACATGCTACCTTGGTTCAAACTTTTGGACAACGAAATCATGTTTGTTTGAAGGATGGCTCAATTACAATTCCTCCATATGCTCCCCCACAGAAAATGCAGTCCCACTTGATCCCTCCAGATACTCCCCGGTCTATCTTTGTTTATTTCCGAGGCTTGTTTTATGATGTTGGAAATGATCCAGAGGGTGGTTACTATGCTAG AGGTGCCCGAGCAGCAGTGTGGGAGAACTTTAAAAACAATCCTCTCTTTGATATTTCTACTGAGCATCCAACTACTTACTATGAAGACATGCAGCGAGCCATCTTTTGCTTGTGCCCTCTAGGATGGGCACCATGGAGTCCAAGATTGGTTGAAGCAGTTATATTTGGATGCATCCCTGTTATTATAGCAGATGACATTGTCTTGCCATTTGCTGACGCAATCCCCTGGGAAGATATAGGCGTGTTTGTGGCAGAGAAAGATGTTCCAAATTTGGACACCATTCTCACTTCTATTCGACCAGAAGAAATATTGAGGAAGCAGAGACTGCTTGCCAATCCTTCAATGAAGCAGGCAATGTTGTTTCCAACACCTGCTCAATCAGGTGATGCTTTTCATCAGATTTTGAATGGACTTGCACGGAAACTGCCACATGACAAGACCAATTACTTGAAGCCGGGGGAGAAGTCCTTAAACTGGACTGCTGGTCCAGTTGGTGACCTCAAACCTTGGTAG
- the LOC107021428 gene encoding protein kish-like: MSALFNFHSFLTVVLLGICTCTYVKMHFPALLEQRTGFRGFFWKAARIGERLSPWVAVGCLTMGVSIIFF, encoded by the exons ATG TCGGCACTCTTCAATTTCCACTCCTTTTTGACAGTAGTGCTGTTAGGGATTTGTACATGCACTTATGTGAAGATGCATTTTCCTGCACTACTTGAACAAAGAACTGG GTTTCGAGGTTTCTTTTGGAAGGCTGCTAGAATAG GTGAACGGTTGAGTCCTTGGGTGGCAGTGGGCTGCTTGACGATGGGTGTTTCAATAATCTTCTTC